A single window of Priestia filamentosa DNA harbors:
- a CDS encoding EcsC family protein, which yields MKRTSRERIMLEEILQWEQELEKWSLTSAERENKQLLQNFFDSLPEDKYYKYMELLDNGLFHLQGFIDRSYIQKSERKRLLRTASLLDERIEEIQDLKMLNIDQLSYLADEQLKKQRLYSFVQGAASGTGNVLFVGTDIPLLITLNFQSIHLTALSYGYDCEDPFEMILILKIFHAAIVPKEYRFAAWEQLKEEIETFETAYYNEQSEKVLHNALSAHLLQQIIKTMLILSTKRHSSKKRSLFTMLLSGSFNYKFTAEVTDFAKRFYQYRFLMEEKGGKQNER from the coding sequence ATGAAACGTACAAGCCGAGAAAGAATTATGCTTGAAGAAATCTTGCAATGGGAACAGGAGCTTGAAAAGTGGAGTTTAACATCAGCTGAGAGAGAGAACAAGCAGTTGCTGCAAAACTTTTTTGATTCCCTTCCTGAAGATAAATACTACAAGTACATGGAGCTTCTAGACAATGGGCTTTTTCACCTTCAAGGTTTTATTGATCGATCTTACATACAAAAAAGCGAGCGTAAACGTCTTCTAAGAACCGCTTCATTGCTAGACGAGCGCATAGAGGAGATTCAAGATCTTAAGATGCTAAATATTGATCAGCTGTCATACCTCGCTGATGAGCAGCTGAAAAAGCAGCGGCTTTATTCGTTTGTTCAAGGAGCAGCTTCTGGAACAGGAAATGTTTTATTTGTTGGCACAGATATTCCCCTTCTCATCACATTGAACTTTCAATCTATCCATTTAACAGCACTAAGCTATGGATATGATTGTGAAGATCCATTTGAAATGATTCTTATTCTAAAAATATTTCATGCAGCTATTGTGCCAAAAGAGTATCGTTTCGCTGCTTGGGAGCAACTGAAAGAAGAGATTGAGACGTTTGAAACGGCCTATTATAATGAGCAAAGCGAAAAAGTATTACATAATGCATTAAGTGCTCATCTATTACAACAGATTATTAAAACAATGCTTATTTTATCAACAAAACGCCACTCTTCAAAAAAGCGTTCTCTCTTTACAATGCTTCTTTCAGGCAGTTTCAACTACAAATTCACAGCTGAAGTAACGGATTTTGCAAAACGCTTCTATCAATATCGCTTCTTAATGGAAGAGAAGGGAGGAAAGCAAAATGAGCGTTGA
- a CDS encoding Cof-type HAD-IIB family hydrolase, with protein MKNSIKLIALDMDGTLLDNEQNVSSQNKEAINLAKQKGIPTVLSTGRSLLTCREYAESLELSSFLVTSNGSEIWDSSFKLVDRNLIEHAHIEKLWELKQKYNIHFWASTTERLWREEFPDKIVEHEWLKFGFDIPDDSIREAVLGELQESKQLEITNSSPTNIEINAVGINKAKALMKVCERLNITMDNVIAMGDSLNDIAMIEEAGVGVAMGNAQEVVKEKADWITSPNIENGVAKAIHHWVLS; from the coding sequence ATGAAAAATTCAATAAAACTTATCGCACTCGATATGGATGGTACATTGTTAGATAACGAACAAAATGTATCTTCTCAAAACAAAGAGGCTATTAATCTTGCTAAGCAAAAAGGAATTCCAACTGTATTGAGTACGGGACGCTCACTTCTTACATGTCGTGAATATGCAGAATCGTTGGAGCTTTCCTCCTTCCTTGTTACTTCAAATGGAAGTGAAATATGGGATTCTTCTTTTAAGCTTGTTGACCGCAATCTTATTGAGCATGCTCATATCGAAAAACTATGGGAACTCAAACAAAAGTATAATATTCATTTTTGGGCTTCTACAACAGAACGATTATGGAGAGAAGAATTCCCTGATAAAATTGTGGAACATGAGTGGTTAAAGTTTGGATTTGATATTCCAGATGATAGCATCAGAGAAGCTGTTTTAGGAGAACTTCAAGAAAGCAAACAGCTTGAAATCACAAATTCAAGCCCAACAAACATTGAAATCAATGCTGTTGGAATTAATAAAGCAAAAGCATTGATGAAAGTTTGTGAACGATTAAATATTACAATGGATAACGTCATTGCAATGGGAGACAGCTTAAATGATATCGCTATGATTGAAGAGGCAGGTGTTGGAGTTGCAATGGGAAATGCCCAAGAAGTTGTTAAAGAAAAAGCAGATTGGATTACTTCTCCAAATATTGAAAATGGAGTTGCCAAAGCTATTCATCACTGGGTTTTATCCTAA
- the argH gene encoding argininosuccinate lyase, producing the protein MTKLWGGRFTKRPEQWIDEFGASITFDKALVEEDIQGSLAHVAMLAKCNILTEDEKDQITAGLNKLAEKAKSNELSFSAQYEDIHLNLEKLLIDEIGPVGGKLHTGRSRNDQVATDMHLYLKKHVTEIIGLLKKLQTVLINKAEAHIETVFPGYTHLQRAQPVSFAHHLMAYFWMLQRDVERFTESLKRIDLSPLGAGALAGTTFPIDRNYSAELLGFSGIYENSMDAVSDRDFIIEFLSNSSLVMTHLSRFCEELILWSSQEFQFIEMDDTYATGSSIMPQKKNPDMAELIRGKTGRVYGNLFSLLTVLKGTPLAYNKDLQEDKEGMFDTVTTLEGSLTIFSGMIDTMTVKTENMTKATSQDFSNATELADYLASKGMPFREAHEVVGKLVLTCINQGIYLQDLTLEQYREASDLFENDIYDVIDPYNAVKRRNSQGGTGFAQVSLAIEKAKQHISL; encoded by the coding sequence ATGACCAAATTGTGGGGAGGACGTTTTACCAAACGTCCTGAGCAATGGATTGACGAATTCGGAGCATCTATTACATTCGATAAAGCACTTGTAGAAGAAGATATTCAAGGAAGTCTTGCTCATGTTGCAATGCTTGCAAAATGCAACATTCTCACAGAAGATGAGAAAGACCAAATCACGGCTGGCCTAAACAAATTAGCAGAGAAAGCAAAAAGTAATGAGCTTTCTTTCTCTGCTCAGTATGAAGATATTCATTTGAATTTAGAGAAACTTCTTATTGATGAAATTGGGCCTGTAGGAGGAAAACTTCATACAGGGAGAAGCCGTAATGACCAAGTTGCAACAGATATGCATCTTTATTTAAAAAAGCACGTTACAGAGATTATCGGCTTATTAAAGAAACTACAAACAGTTCTTATAAATAAAGCCGAGGCACATATCGAGACCGTTTTCCCAGGGTATACGCACTTGCAACGTGCTCAGCCTGTTTCATTTGCTCACCACTTAATGGCTTATTTCTGGATGTTGCAACGAGACGTTGAGCGTTTTACAGAATCATTAAAACGTATTGATCTCTCACCGCTTGGGGCAGGAGCGCTTGCAGGTACAACTTTTCCTATTGATCGTAACTACTCAGCAGAGCTATTAGGCTTTTCAGGTATCTATGAAAACAGTATGGATGCCGTTAGCGATCGAGACTTTATTATTGAATTTTTAAGCAATAGTTCGCTTGTTATGACCCATCTTTCGCGATTCTGTGAAGAGTTGATTTTATGGTCAAGCCAAGAGTTTCAATTTATTGAAATGGATGACACATATGCAACAGGAAGCAGCATTATGCCACAAAAGAAAAATCCAGATATGGCAGAGTTAATCAGAGGGAAAACAGGCCGTGTATATGGAAATTTATTCAGTCTTTTAACTGTTCTAAAAGGAACTCCTCTTGCTTATAATAAAGATTTGCAAGAAGATAAAGAAGGAATGTTTGATACGGTAACAACACTTGAAGGTTCGTTGACAATTTTCAGCGGCATGATTGATACGATGACTGTCAAAACAGAGAATATGACGAAAGCAACTTCACAAGATTTTTCAAATGCGACAGAGTTAGCTGATTATCTAGCATCAAAAGGGATGCCGTTTAGAGAAGCGCATGAAGTTGTAGGAAAACTTGTTTTAACATGCATTAATCAAGGTATTTATCTTCAAGATCTTACGTTAGAGCAGTATAGAGAAGCATCGGATCTTTTCGAAAATGACATTTATGATGTAATTGATCCTTATAATGCTGTTAAGCGTCGTAATAGCCAAGGAGGCACAGGCTTTGCGCAAGTGAGCCTTGCAATTGAAAAGGCAAAGCAGCACATATCGTTATAA
- a CDS encoding argininosuccinate synthase: MAKEKVVLAYSGGLDTSVAIKWLQEKGYDVVACCLDVGEGKDLDFVQSKALSVGAISSHVIDAKEEFANVYALAALQAHTLYEGKYPLVSALSRPLIAAKLVEVAEKENAVAVAHGCTGKGNDQVRFEVSINALNPNLEVLAPVRDWKWSREEEIEYAKEKNIPIPINLDSPFSIDQNLWGRSNECGVLEDPWAAPPEEAYDLTTPVEATPDVADVVEIEFVQGVPVSLDGENLPLSELILKLNNIAGKHGVGRIDHVENRLVGIKSREVYECPGAMTLIKAHKELEDLTLVKEVAHFKPVIEKKLTEVIYEGLWFSPLTKALLGFLKETQKTVNGTARVKLFKGHAVVEGRKSPNSLYDEKLATYTKEDEFNHDAAVGFINLWGLPTKVNSMVNNKEKVNS, encoded by the coding sequence ATGGCAAAAGAAAAAGTCGTGTTAGCATACTCAGGTGGATTAGATACATCAGTCGCAATTAAATGGTTGCAAGAGAAGGGTTATGACGTTGTAGCATGTTGTTTAGACGTCGGGGAAGGAAAAGATCTAGATTTCGTTCAATCAAAAGCACTTTCTGTTGGTGCAATTTCTTCACATGTTATTGATGCAAAAGAAGAATTCGCGAATGTTTATGCATTAGCAGCTCTTCAAGCGCACACTCTTTATGAAGGAAAATATCCACTTGTTTCAGCGCTTTCTCGTCCGTTAATCGCTGCGAAACTTGTGGAAGTAGCTGAAAAAGAAAATGCAGTAGCTGTAGCGCACGGTTGTACGGGAAAAGGAAATGACCAAGTGCGTTTCGAAGTATCAATTAATGCTTTAAACCCAAATCTTGAAGTATTAGCTCCTGTTCGTGACTGGAAATGGTCTCGTGAAGAAGAGATTGAATATGCGAAAGAGAAAAATATTCCAATTCCAATTAATTTAGATAGCCCTTTCTCAATTGACCAAAACTTATGGGGAAGAAGCAATGAGTGCGGTGTTTTAGAAGATCCATGGGCAGCACCACCTGAAGAAGCATATGATCTTACAACTCCAGTTGAAGCAACACCAGATGTTGCGGATGTTGTAGAAATCGAGTTTGTTCAAGGGGTTCCTGTTTCGTTAGATGGAGAGAACCTTCCACTGTCTGAACTTATTTTAAAATTAAACAACATTGCTGGGAAACATGGTGTGGGACGTATCGATCATGTTGAAAACCGCCTTGTTGGAATTAAATCTCGTGAAGTATATGAGTGCCCAGGTGCTATGACGCTTATTAAAGCACATAAAGAGCTTGAAGACTTAACACTTGTAAAAGAAGTAGCTCATTTCAAACCAGTGATTGAAAAGAAACTAACAGAAGTGATTTATGAAGGTCTTTGGTTCTCGCCGCTTACAAAAGCGCTACTAGGTTTCCTAAAAGAAACACAAAAAACAGTAAACGGTACAGCACGCGTGAAACTATTCAAAGGTCATGCTGTTGTTGAAGGAAGAAAATCTCCAAATTCTCTATACGATGAGAAGCTTGCAACATATACAAAAGAAGATGAATTTAACCATGATGCTGCTGTTGGATTTATCAACCTTTGGGGCTTACCAACAAAAGTAAATAGCATGGTGAACAATAAGGAGAAGGTGAACTCATGA
- a CDS encoding acetate kinase, with product MTKILAINAGSSSLKFQLFEMPSETVLTKGLVERIGLDNAVFNIVVNGEKKEEITDIPDHAVAVKILLDKLISENVISSYDEINGVGHRVVHGGEIFSDSALITDETLAQIEELSELAPLHNPANVVGIKAFKEIMPNIPSVAVFDTAFHQSMPEQSYLYSLPYEYYEKYGVRKYGFHGTSHKFVSQRAAELLGRPIEQLRIITCHLGNGASIAAVEGGKSIDTSMGFTPLAGVAMGTRSGNIDPALIPFIMEKTGKTADEVLQVLNKESGLLGVSGISSDLRDLLGQAEEGNERAELALEVFSSRIHKYIGSYAARMSGVDAIVFTAGIGENSVEIRERILKGLEFMGVYWDKDLNNVRGDEAFVSYPHSPVKVIVIPTNEEVMIARDVTRLANM from the coding sequence ATGACCAAAATTTTGGCAATTAATGCCGGTAGTTCATCACTTAAATTTCAATTATTCGAAATGCCAAGTGAGACGGTATTAACAAAAGGTCTTGTAGAACGTATTGGATTAGATAACGCGGTATTTAATATCGTTGTTAATGGAGAAAAGAAAGAAGAAATAACAGATATCCCAGATCACGCTGTTGCAGTGAAAATCTTGCTTGATAAATTAATTTCTGAAAACGTTATTAGTTCTTATGATGAAATCAATGGCGTTGGTCACCGTGTTGTACATGGTGGAGAAATATTCAGCGATTCTGCTCTTATTACTGATGAAACACTAGCACAAATTGAAGAGTTAAGCGAACTAGCTCCTCTTCATAACCCAGCAAACGTTGTAGGAATTAAAGCATTCAAAGAAATTATGCCAAATATTCCTTCAGTTGCTGTATTTGATACCGCATTCCATCAATCAATGCCAGAGCAATCTTATCTTTATAGCTTACCATATGAGTACTATGAGAAATATGGCGTACGTAAATATGGTTTCCATGGTACTTCACATAAATTTGTATCACAACGTGCTGCAGAGTTACTTGGTCGTCCGATTGAGCAACTTCGCATCATTACTTGCCACTTAGGAAACGGTGCAAGTATTGCTGCTGTTGAAGGTGGGAAATCAATTGATACTTCAATGGGATTCACACCACTTGCAGGTGTTGCAATGGGAACACGTTCAGGTAACATTGACCCAGCTTTAATTCCTTTCATTATGGAGAAAACAGGAAAAACAGCTGATGAAGTTCTTCAAGTATTGAACAAAGAAAGTGGACTTCTTGGTGTTTCTGGTATTTCAAGTGACCTTCGTGACCTACTTGGACAAGCCGAAGAAGGTAACGAACGTGCAGAGTTAGCTCTTGAAGTATTTTCAAGCCGTATCCATAAATATATTGGCTCATATGCTGCTCGTATGTCTGGTGTTGATGCAATCGTCTTTACTGCTGGTATCGGTGAAAACAGCGTAGAAATTCGTGAGCGTATCCTAAAAGGCCTTGAATTCATGGGCGTATATTGGGACAAAGATCTTAACAATGTACGTGGGGATGAAGCTTTTGTAAGCTATCCACACTCTCCAGTAAAAGTTATTGTTATCCCAACAAATGAAGAAGTAATGATTGCTCGTGACGTAACTCGTTTAGCAAACATGTAA
- a CDS encoding MogA/MoaB family molybdenum cofactor biosynthesis protein, which translates to MSVEEHKREAPTVVACGVITISDTRTKETDKSGALIKEKLGEKNFKVVEHMIVKDEKDVILEAVQRLINDERIEAVITNGGTGLAKRDVTIETVTPLFEKEIVGFGELFRMLSYQEDIGSAALLSRAAAGVVQNTALFSLPGSSGAVKLAMDKLIIPELAHVIKHIK; encoded by the coding sequence ATGAGCGTTGAAGAACACAAAAGGGAAGCACCAACGGTTGTTGCGTGTGGAGTTATTACAATTAGTGATACAAGAACAAAAGAAACAGACAAAAGTGGGGCACTCATAAAAGAGAAACTAGGAGAAAAGAATTTTAAAGTTGTTGAGCATATGATTGTAAAAGATGAAAAAGACGTGATTTTAGAAGCTGTTCAAAGGTTAATTAATGATGAACGTATTGAAGCAGTTATTACAAACGGAGGAACAGGACTTGCTAAAAGAGATGTAACAATTGAGACTGTCACACCTCTTTTTGAAAAGGAAATCGTGGGCTTTGGTGAACTTTTCCGTATGTTAAGTTATCAAGAAGATATCGGATCTGCAGCACTATTAAGTAGGGCTGCAGCCGGAGTGGTGCAGAACACAGCTCTTTTCTCTCTTCCAGGCTCTTCAGGAGCTGTTAAACTTGCAATGGATAAACTTATTATCCCTGAGCTTGCTCACGTTATAAAACATATTAAATAA
- the namA gene encoding NADPH dehydrogenase NamA, with amino-acid sequence MKTKLFSPYTVKGVTIKNRIVMSPMCMYSSDESGKVKNWHLTHYTTRAVGQVGLIMVEATAVSSEGRISPRDLGIWSDEHIDGLKNIVSLSKEHGAKVAIQLAHAGRKAELEEEILAPSAIAFDESYKTPKEMTKEDIQNKIQNFKEGARRAKAAGFDIIEIHGAHGYLINEFLSPISNKREDEYGGSAQNRYRFLKEVIEAVKEEWNGPLFVRVSAFDYLDEGLKADDYVPFAKWMKEQGVDLIDVSSGAVAPAPITAYPGYQVQFADQIKNEANIDTGAVGLITNGFQAEEILRNNRADLVFLARELLRDPYWPRTAAKELREEIQAPVQYEYGW; translated from the coding sequence ATGAAAACAAAGTTATTTTCTCCTTATACAGTGAAAGGTGTTACAATTAAAAATAGAATTGTCATGTCTCCTATGTGCATGTATTCAAGTGATGAAAGTGGAAAAGTGAAAAACTGGCACTTAACACACTATACAACTCGTGCTGTTGGTCAAGTTGGTCTTATTATGGTTGAAGCAACAGCTGTCTCATCAGAAGGACGTATTTCTCCTCGTGATCTTGGGATTTGGAGCGATGAACATATTGATGGATTAAAAAATATCGTTTCTTTAAGCAAAGAACATGGTGCAAAAGTAGCCATTCAGCTTGCGCACGCAGGTCGTAAAGCGGAGCTTGAAGAAGAAATTTTGGCTCCTTCTGCTATTGCTTTTGATGAGAGCTACAAAACACCGAAAGAAATGACAAAGGAAGATATTCAAAATAAAATCCAAAACTTTAAAGAAGGTGCGCGTAGAGCGAAAGCAGCTGGATTTGATATTATTGAAATTCACGGTGCACATGGTTATCTAATTAATGAATTTCTTTCTCCAATTAGTAATAAACGAGAAGATGAGTATGGTGGATCAGCCCAAAATCGCTATCGTTTCTTAAAAGAAGTGATTGAAGCTGTGAAAGAAGAATGGAATGGACCACTATTTGTTCGCGTTTCTGCATTTGACTATCTTGACGAAGGCTTAAAAGCCGACGACTATGTTCCATTTGCAAAATGGATGAAAGAACAAGGCGTAGATCTTATTGATGTAAGTTCAGGTGCTGTAGCTCCAGCGCCAATTACAGCATATCCTGGTTATCAAGTTCAATTTGCAGATCAAATTAAGAATGAGGCCAATATTGATACAGGAGCCGTTGGTCTTATTACAAACGGTTTCCAAGCGGAAGAGATTTTACGTAACAATCGTGCAGACCTAGTATTCTTAGCTCGTGAATTACTTCGCGATCCATATTGGCCAAGAACAGCTGCAAAAGAACTTCGTGAAGAAATTCAAGCTCCTGTTCAATACGAATACGGCTGGTAA